From one Malus sylvestris chromosome 1, drMalSylv7.2, whole genome shotgun sequence genomic stretch:
- the LOC126618197 gene encoding NAC domain-containing protein 22-like yields MGSSSSSSSIAPEEGDAVRVNVSRLPGFGFSPTDELLVSYYLKNKIEGTDSHFRHVFPEIDLSKYEPCDIPAFVPEVNEKEWVFFTHPKYKDTNSTRRDRLTHQGYYKITGDEREIRAEESKAVIGKKIILTFHEGRGPKAKKSDWVIHEYYCTNTEVGSKPTKQMDFVLCRLKNKSASYKKPKVDPTRGELADSAANPEDDQAAASDVIAGPVEHLGYEELGDVNSSESPDGSCPINWNDILTYVYGDDDPAASDMFQELCSALGEIPNSTSQPPQTPQPHQPPHPHQPHDYYPSTHQPPEYIISTNDPNEPVSKPNGVQDLATDEMIPEDCFLPDEFMGLLFDPLQDYLPLSPMNMEPGDGVHPNYCIGCTDELRSLDDMEI; encoded by the exons atgggtagtagcagcagcagcagcagcatcgCACCTGAAGAAGGAGATGCAGTGCGTGTGAATGTGAGCCGACTGCCTGGGTTCGGATTTTCCCCAACTGATGAGTTGCTGGTCAGCTACTACCTGAAGAACAAGATAGAGGGGACGGACTCCCATTTCCGCCACGTCTTCCCTGAAATCGATCTCAGCAAGTACGAGCCCTGCGATATTCCTG CATTCGTCCCAGAAGTTAATGAGAAGGAGTGGGTCTTCTTCACCCACCCCAAATACAAGGACACCAACAGCACTCGCCGCGACCGGCTCACGCATCAAGGCTATTACAAGATCACAGGAGATGAGCGGGAGATCAGGGCCGAAGAATCCAAAGCTGTGATTGGGAAGAAGATTATTCTGACCTTCCACGAAGGTCGTGGACCAAAAGCAAAGAAGTCCGATTGGGTAATCCATGAGTATTATTGTACAAACACTGAGGTGGGTTCTAAACCAACCAAGCAGATGGACTTTGTCCTCTGCCGCCTGAAGAACAAGTCAGCTAGTTATAAGAAGCCGAAGGTTGATCCAACCCGCGGCGAATTAGCCGATTCAGCTGCAAACCCGGAAGATGATCAAGCTGCTGCAAGTGATGTGATTGCAGGGCCAGTGGAACATCTGGGATACGAAGAGCTAGGAGATGTTAATAGCTCTGAGTCTCCAGACGGTTCTTGTCCTATAAACTGGAATGACATTTTGACCTATGTTTATGGTGATGATGATCCAGCTGCATCTGATATGTTTCAAGAG TTGTGTTCTGCGTTGGGAGAGATTCCGAATTCAACCTCTCAGCCGCCGCAGACACCACAACCACATCAGCCACCGCATCCACATCAACCACACGATTACTACCCCTCCACACATCAGCCACCTGAGTATATTATTTCAACTAATGATCCCAATGAACCAGTTAGCAAACCTAATGGTGTTCAAGATCTTGCTACAGATGAAATGATTCCAGAG GATTGTTTTCTTCCAGATGAATTTATGGGTCTGCTGTTTGATCCGTTACAAGATTACTTGCCGCTGTCACCAATGAACATGGAGCCGGGAGATGGTGTGCATCCCAATTACTGTATTGGATGCACTGATGAGTTGCGATCTCTAGATGATATGGAGATTTAA